The segment GCGTCGCGCCCGGATAACTAGCACGCACCAGAACTGTCGGCGGTGCGACATTGGGGTACTGTGACACCGGCAGCGAAAAATAGGTGATGCCGCCGACCAACACGATTAGGAACGACAATACAGCCGCGAAGATCGGCCGCTCGATAAAGAAGTGAGGGAATTTCATGAATTGCGAGTCAAAAGTCGAAAGGTGCGTGAGTCAGGGTGCATGAGCCAAGAGAAGAGAGCCGGTGGTACGAGATCACTTCCGCTGGCTACCGTTTCTTGAACTTCGTTCTTCTGGGCTCACCGCAGGCGAGATCCAATCTTCCTTTGGCACGGGTTGATAGGTATCGGGCAATCCGTCTTCGACAGCTTCGATTATGCCTTCGACCGTGTCCACTTTTGCACCGGGGCGTGACTGCAAAAGTCCTTCGATTACAAGGGATTCATCGCCAACAAGTCCTTCGCGAATCACTCGCAGCCCGTCGACGATTGGGCCTGGCTTGATCGGTCGACGCTCAATCACGCCATCCACCACTACGTAAACAAATTGCGACGACTGATCTGTTTCAATAGCTGAATCGGGAATCAATACCGCTTGGCGAGACGCGCTGCCGGGAATTCGGATCCTCGCAAACATGCCAGGCAAAAGCAACTGATTTTCATTAGGGAACACACAACGTGCTCTCATGCTGGCGGTGTTAACATCGAAACGATTATCGACAAAATCCATGTGGCCTCGATGCGGGAATCCCGTCTCGTCGACCAAGCCCAAGAAGACCGGATTCTTGACGTCTCGCGAGCTTTCCCGTTCACCAGAAGCCGCCAACCGGATGTACTTCAGCACGTCTTGCTCGGTCGCATCAAAGACACAATAAATTGGTTGCATTGACGTGATCGTCGTCAACAGCGAGGAAGTGGAGGTTCCGCCTGCGATCAAGTTGCCTTCAGTGACTTCTTTTCGGCTAATCCGTCCTTTCACAGGAGACCGGATTTGTGTGTATTGCAAATTCAGCTCCGCAGTTTCGACTCCTGCCTGGGCCAATTCGATCTCGGCTTCGGCAGTTGCGATGGCGGCTTCCGCTGAACTAACACTTGCTTTGACACCTTCGATGTCAGCTTTCGCCCTAATCAATTCCGCTTCGCGCTCGTCAAGTTCATCTTGCGATGATGCGTTCCGCTGGCTCAATTCTCGCGTTCGATTGTATCGGACTTCGGCCAAATGAAGCTGAGCATCGGATTGCAACGACCTCGCCTTGGCCTCGTTCAGCATTGCCTTGGACTGCAACAACCGCGACTTGCCTTGTTGCAACGTTGCTTTGGCCGCATTAAGTTCGGCTTCGAAAGGTCGCGGGTCGATGACAAACAACAAGTCGCCTTCGTCAACGATTTGCCCTTCGTCAAAGTGGACAGACATCAAATACCCGGCCACGCGTGCGCGGACTTCGACCAAGTCGACCGCTTCAAGACGTCCGGTGTAAGCATCCCATTCCACGACTTGCTTCATCACCGGTGCAGCGACGGTAACCGTCGGCATTGGCATTTGCGGTGGACCAGACGGTCCTTTGGAACAACCGACCAACAACAATAACGCAATCAAACTGCAATGCGTCGTGCCGAGCCGAAGGCTGAACAGATTCAATAAACTCACAATGAAACCTTGGTAAAACTTGTTGTGCAATCTTGTGGTGCAATCGTGTGTGGTGAACGGACTCGTATCACAATTTGCAGGCTGACAACCTGTGCTAAAACTGAAATCCTGCGAATGGGTCTGGCATCGCCGCTGAATCGGACACTTCGACTGTTGGCGAGTCTGCGGATTGTCCGAGCGGCGACGAAGGTTGCACCGTGATGACGTCTTTCGCAACTTCACCCGGCGCCAAATCATAGCCAGCGTAATCATCGGATGGGGCGAGCAATCTCGTTACCGGAAACGCCGAGATGAAGATTAGCGGTATCCGAATAGCAAGCTGAACCAACCTAGAGCTTTTCCTTTCGGGCGAACCTTCTTGGCTCAAGTACGAGATCGCCAGCGCGGCAGCGACCAACACGATGCCGATCCACACAGACGTCTCCGAGAATGCGACGCTCAATCCAATCAGACAAACCAAAATTGCTGTGCCCTGGACTGGCAACCGGGACGCACCGAGCAAGTTGGCAAGGACTGCGATGCCGACCACTCCAGCCGCAACGGCGTACGTTACGCTGCCCGTGGTGACGATCACGCCAACGGACGAAGCAACCAAGATTGCCCAGCTAATCACATTGGTACTCAATCGCCCTTGGGCGGCCGGTTGATTGATCACGATTGCAGCTCCAATGGATAACGACCACGCGGCAATCGCAAACAGAACCCCAACACTTGGACTTGCTGCACCTAAGTAGACACTGCCCCAAAGTAGTCGAAGCGAAATGGCAAAGCCCAGAACCACAGCACTAATGATGCGCAACTGCGTGTGTGCGATCGTCTGGACACTGACGACCGCCAAAGCAATCCAGGGAAGCCAACCGATCCCAGACGTCGGGATCAATTCATCAAAGAGATCGCCAAAGTTGGATACCCGAAATAGGAACAAACCAATCGCCACCGACATCGCAAGCGACCAGTTCCTGGCAGTCGCACGCTCACTCGCGAGCCATCCGCCAAGCAGCCCCGTCAACAACGTCACTGACATCGCGATTGCAATAGACGATGGGGTCATTGCAAAAGACCTTCGAAGCTAATGATCAACGAAATTTCGTCGCTGACGTTTGGAACAAATGCCTTGATTCCAAAGTCAGACCGATTCACTTTAAAACTGCCCGCAAATCCGATGCGTTCCTTCCCATATGGCCCCTTGCCTGCACCAAGATAGGTCAGCGGTAGCACGATCGGTTTCTCCACACCATGCATCGTTAGGTTACCAGTGATGCTGAGTTTCTTCCCGTCTGCAACAATACTGGTGCTTTGAAACGAAATCTCCGGAAACTGTTTCGCGTTGAAGAAGTCCGGCCCGCGAAGGTGCTCATCACGTTTTTCAGACTTCGTATCAATGCTGGCCGCATCAATCGAAAATTGGAATTTCCCCGTAGCCGGGTTCTCCATGTCGATCGAGAAGTCACCCTTGTATTTGCCGAACATCCCATACGTGTAGCTGTAACCAAAGTGGTTGGCGGCAAACACGACCGAAGTGTGTTGGTCATCCAACACATAGTCGGCCGCAGACGCTGGCCTTGTTACCGTCAAGGCCGTGATCGCAAGCATCGCGATTGCGATCGATTTCAAAAGATTCATTCGGTTTTCCATAGAAGTAGGTGGTGATTCGCGGTTACAAAGCGATTTAAGTGTTCGTCGGATGACGAGATCGATCAATTTGCCGAAGAGCTATTTTTCATCGAGCGGGCTTCCATTGAAATGGTGGTTCCCAATCAGGATGCTCGCTTTTCGGGCAGGCTCCCTCAGCACTCAAGACAATGGCTGAATCTTTACGGCGACAGAATCGACCTTTCGAACTCTGCAGTGGGTTTCAAGAACCCGTTCTCGGAAACATCGCAAACCGAGTTGCCGTGTTGCCAAAACAGTGCCGGCACACATCTCGAGGCGTCCATCGGGAGCGAATAAGCTTGGACATCTACCAAACGCCCCAGATCCATCGGCGCCGCAGCGGACGTGTTCCGGGTAATGTTCTCAATCATTTTGCGTCTCTGCATCGAATTTGTTTCTTCTGTTGATTCCAAATAGCTAACCCTGATCCGAACCCGACGGCGCAGACTAGAAACCACACATGTAAAAATTTAACACGTCAAGCATCAGGCAAAAAAACTACGGTGCATTGTTGTCCGAAGGCAATGATTTACGCGATTTCTCAAGCAAACGGCTCAATTCCTTTAATTCCTTCCCAGTCAGATGCCCGATCAGTTCGCGATGAAGCTCCTTGTCAGGTCCATCGATTTCCGCGAGCAAATTGGCGGCTTTTTTGGTGATTTCGACGTAAACCACCCGCCTATCCTTGGTGCAACGCTCGCGTTTAACGAACCCCTGGTTTTCTAGCCGGTCGATTAACCCCGTGATTCCGGGGACGACCTGCACCATTCGGCTAGCGATTTCCAACGAGGGCAAGGGCCTGCCTTCGCCACGTAAGATTCGCAAAACGTTGTACTGCGAATTGGTCAAACCAAACTCACGAAAAAAACGGCCGATGCGATTCTGAAACTGATCCGCCGTACGAAGCAAATTCAACAGTGCCTCTGCTTCCGCCGATTCAAACGGTTTACGTTTCTTTAGTTCTCGCTGCAATTGTCCGGCCATGCCGTGGATTCTCTCCATAATGTAGGCTGAGCCGCAATTACCTTACACGTAAACTATCGGCACGTCAATGTTAGTCTCAACATTCATTTTGACAACAAGGCTAACGCAATATCTCGCGAGACTCACGTTTAGCACCACGGCTGCGGCGCGCATTCTGCTACGGCTGGAACCTCCGCAACAACCATCAATCACGACAACAAAAGTGGCCACGATGGTTGAGCACCTCTCCGGAACCGAGTTATTTTGATCCGACGTCATCAACAGACTCCGTCACCAACCGAAATTGCTCGAGTGCAAATTCCCGTATGACAATCGAGGATCGCAACTTCTCGCCGAGACTTGTGAACTCGATGAATGCTAGTTAACGCGATCCGAACTAGAAATCGCACGCAAGAATGCGGATCCAATCGCCCAATAGATTGATCGAGATGTCATTCCGGTCAAATGGGGATACAGCAGTTCGGGCAACACTCGCAATTTATTAAATGCACTGATCGACCCCGTCGCCAACGTTCCGGTCGACGATTCCGAAGAGCACCTTTGAAAAGCAAGCGGTGGTTCGCAATCTTCCTATCCTGGAATCCAAATCCATTCCGTTGTCACTGGCTTAACAAAACCGTTCGCGTTACCGAAACCGAACCTACTTCCACGTCGCGATCTATTTTGCTGGATTGAAGATCGAAAACTTCGAACTCGGGAAGGCCGTGGAAATTTCAAAAACCATGTCAGATCTGCTAGGGTTAGAAGAAGAATTATTGAGTCGTCAATGCCGCATGCGCACGGACGGGGAAGCACCTGCAAATGACGGTTATCCGAAATTGATGGGTCCTGGACGTGTTTTGGAAATAGTTGCAGTCGTAGTTAAACGCTGCTCCGAAAATCCGAAATCCGCGACCCTATTAGTGAACCTTCGGCTGCCGAGCGATTGAAGAGCACCGCACCACCGCTCGCTCTGACACTATGCACGTGAGATGACTCCGTCGGAGCTTTCGAGGGCCGCGAGAATGGTTTGTTCTAAGTTCTCGAACGCGTTGTCATCGGAGTTCCAGTGCTGGTGTAACGCGATCACCGACACCTCGCTGTGCACGAGTGTACGCCGAGGGTTAAACAACACAAACTTTCCTGAGTTCAATTTTTTCTGATAGAGCTGGCCCTCAAGTAGTCGCAACAAATTTGGGAATGTCATCTGACAGAGACCGTCGACCTTTAATGTACGAGCAGAAAAGGGACGGGATCGCCAATCAGAAAACATTCGGTTCATCGCCGTCATGGGCAGTGACGTCCCGCCCCAGCGCCCATTACATTCAATGAATTCCATTTTGGCTTCTTGTAGATTCGGGCCGACCAATAGCATGTCCAGCGAACAGCGACCGACGTATCCGAGCAACTGATACACTCTCGCTAGTTGCAGGCATCTTCGCGTGATGGTTTCTTTTAACTCGTCAGTAAGTTGAGCGGGCCCAAATCCTAAAAAACAACCTTGCCCTGGGCTGACATTTTGCATGAACAGTCCTTCCAGGATCGGAAGCCCTTGTGATCGCGTCGGAATCCAGATTTGTGCGGACGGCGAGCCAATCAAATTATCGACCCACTGAGTAACCAAAAGTTCATCGCCGACTTCATATTTCAAATGCCGGAGTCGGTCATCGAGTATCTCCTCGATCCGCTGCAACGTTCGGTCACGAATTTCAGAAGTTGAAATCAACACGTTTCCGGTTCCGCCTGCCGCGCTTGGCAGTTTGACTGCGATGAATTGCGCAAACGAATCGAGTTCTTTGAGCCGCTTGGCAGCAGTCGCCTTATTCCACACGACAGCGCTGGCAGGTATTGCACCGGAACCAAACATGGCCGTCACCAATTTCGAGAATTCGCCTTTGTCGTTAGCGAACTGAGTGACCGACGGAGGAGGACCGATTACTTCGACAGACCGGTGACTTGCCTGGCTAAGCAATAAGGCTAACTCCCAAGCGGCTTTGGAACCCATGTGCGGATGGATGTAGCGCAACCCGTCTTGGCGTACTCGACGAACGAGTTCGCGGCGGACGCGACGATCTTCCCAACACGCTCCCGCAAGTTCTAGAGGATCATTCAGCGGCTTTGGGGTGACCCAAACGACACACCCCATTCCCAAAGAATCGCGGCAGTACGACTCGTAACCCTCGACTGGTGTCAAGCTCGTCGCCAGCACATCACCATCCATTGCGCGCAGGCGAGCCCGCTCCTGAAACAGAATGATGCTTGAGTCAGGATTCTGGATCGATGTCAAGTCGTCGATATGCAACGCCGGTGCGTCAACGATCTCATGAGGCACTAGGTTTCGGAACAACGGATCAACACCCAGTTCTGGCTTTTCACGTCGCAGCCTCTCCGCCGTGAGTTTCGCCGAGTCAAGTTCGGACGGCGAGAGGCTACAACACTGATGAGGCACGACGGGAATAAGATGGCTCATATCTTCTAGGCCTCGCCAAAAGCAGTTACCTGAGAGATTTTCAAAGTCGCTGTCTGAACATCCTGGTCAACTGAAATGACAGTCCCGTCTGGAACGATCTCCCATGCCTCATGCGAGACGGGCTCCGAAGCAATTACGACGGCGTGGTATCGTTTGCCTGGCGTGTGAGCAACGTGGGGGATACCACAAATTTCACAATCTCGAATGCCATCGCGATGAACCCAACAAAGCGAGTTGCGAAAACGCGATGCAACCATCACTCGTCCGTCCGTCAAAACGACGTTCAGTTTTGCTGGCTTTGCCGGAAGTGCGAGTTGACAACGGCGGTCAATTTCAAGGACCCCTTTAGCCAGCTCGTCCGTCAATTGCGATAGCGACACGCACGCGGTCGCATCGACGGCTCCCGATCGAAGAAAACGATCCATTAGCCAATGGAAAAGCAACTCACTGTCCGTTTCGCCCTGAATGCAGCAGCGGAGAGAGTCCGAGAGCTCCGACAACATTTCGTCGCGGAGCTGCTTGATCGCGGTTACGGTTCCGTTATGAGCACAAATCCAGCCGCCCCACTGAAACGGATGGCAATTCACGATCGACGTTGTACCGACTGTCGCGAGCCGCACATGTGAAACGACAGACTCTGAATAGACGCGTTCGGCAGTGTTGCTGAAATGAAGTCCATGGAATGCAGCGCTGGCGTGCTTTTCGAGCATGGGAAGATTGTGTTCGAAGTAACCAATGCCCCAACCATCCGGATGGGCCCGTCCAAGCTCGTCAGATTGGCTCTGCAACAACAGTGCATTCTGGGCGTGCACAAGCGTGCACTCGACCTTCGTGGGCTCATTGGCTCGGAAACCATAAAGGCGACACATTGGACACACCTCCGTTTTGAGATAAGCAACGATGTCAATTAGAGATGCAAGTCACGTTCCAAATCAAATGGAATAGGTTTTGCAAGTGTCTCCTGCCAGCAAAACATGAGACCTTTGGGCAGGGAGTACAACAATTAATGAATACTGCATGGAACGAACTGCAAACCGCATTTGTAAACGATCACATTGCGATGACGCATGGATATCGGGATCTACTCGAAGCGGTGCAGTCTGGCGATTTTGAATCCGCATCTCGGCTCGCCTCGGATCTCGACAAAGTTGCCGGGCCTCATATTGAGTTTGAGGAGACTTGTCTGTACCCCGAAGTTGAGGAAAGTCGCGGAGAGACGTACACAGCGAGGCTCTACGACGAGCACGCTGAGATACTCAGAGCGGTCGTCGAACTGCAATCGCTTTCTGATGATGCAAAGCCGACCAAGAGACGCGTCAAGCAGTGGCAAGAGCAACTCCAACACGGCCTCGACCATGCAGCCGCTTGCGGTTCGTTGCTGAGTCATTTGGGTACTCAATCAGCGGATCAACAGCAGAGTCTTCTCAACACTTTGCTACTTCTGCGTCAGCAGGGACGCCGTTGGTCGGAACTGCACCCCAGCCTGAAAGATCGTGACTGAGCATACGCCGACAATTCGCAATGCAGTCCACACCCATCGTGCGAAATCGGTCCGGTGTGGCAAATATTTGCTAGGCATCCTAAGTCGATGTGACATCTTGAAAGTGATTGGCGGCTACTACCGCAATTGGACCCGAACTCGCGATCACAAGCGTTTTCCGCTCGATCTTCACGAAATCACGAACCTTCGTCTCTATTACCGCACGGCGTGTGCCTTTCCGCACAGCGGAATCACTTTCTCGGTCACGTATTCGGACGGATACGAAACAGTGTGAAAACTCTCCTGTCGTGAATCACGCGAAAACTTTTGCTCTTGCTGGCCAAGTGAGTTCGTCATCCACGTAAGGCAACCATGTACACTTTCACGCACAAACGGAGTGTCTGCATTTGCGGATTGGTCAATAAAGAAAATCGACTCGTCAGCCTTTACGTCGTCGACGAAGCCCGACATGATCTTCTTTTCACCGGCGACCGCAAACTCGCGGCCGCACCAAGTGCCGTTGGATCAACAGGTTGAAAGCAAAGTCAAATCCGCATTCTTGCGGCGTGGTTTGAGATGCCGTTTTTCAGTCGCGGCTGTCGTGTACCCGGACTTGCGAAATGCTGTAAAAAAGTCGAGTCACATTCGTCCAACCGAGTCGTTCCAACCGACATCACCGTTGGCGCTGCCTTGCTATCCGGTCAGGCCAGCTACTCAACTGGGCGAACAGATCGCCAATGTCGCATTGGCGTTGGAACAAGCGTGCCACGCAACGCAATCCAATCGAGACTGGGGAGCCGAGTGTGATGGTTGCCAGCGGAACGGCAACTGTCCCAGCATGGTCATCGGTCAGAACAAAGACAATGTATAGACGTTCCGCAGCGGTTGCTTTTTATCAGAGGCGGCCATGTTGGGAAAGAAAGCCCAGGCAACATCCACACGATCAACGGAACGGCAATAGAAGTTTCATTGAGCACTCTGCTGACAATGGGAAGGCGCAGTTGATCAAGAAGCGTCGGCAGGCTGCAATCTTGTGATATTAAAAACCGATTCTTTGAAAGCTGTTCATTTCTAACTAACAGAGCATTACCTCAGACGAAGGCGTTGAACGACCTAGCCCGACGGTTTTCCCGATTCAATACAGCTGACCGTATCGGCAAACACTTCTACTTCTTGCTATTTTTTCTTTTCGGTTGTCTCTCAGTATCGTTGTTTGCTTTCGGCTGATTCGCTGCCGCCTTGATTGCCGAGCTCCACTTCTTTCCAGATCGTTCAAATGACTCCGTTCCATATTCGGCGCCCTCAAAGCTGCTCTGCACGGAAAGATTCCAAGCTATCAGTTCCTTGGTCATCTGTTCGACGATTTCGGGCGACTGAGCAGCCAAGTCAGTTGTCTCGGAAGGATCCTTGGTCAGATTGTAGAGCTGAAATGTAGCTGCACCGTCATACGAAATCAGCTTCAAATCTTGCTTGTGCCATGCGGCCCTAGCGTCGTACATCAGACCGATCCCATTTACACGATCGATATTTCCGCCGTTGATGATTGGCATCAGCGAACGACCGTCTTGTGCATAGCTCGGTTCTGGATGTTCAACACCCAGGGCATCCAATACGGTCGGAAGGTAGTCCGAAGTGATGCAGGGCGTCGTCACCTTGCGAGGCGATTTGATCTTTGCGGGCCAGACCATCACGGCCGGGACTCGTACGCCGCCTTCATAGAGATCACGTTTTCGTCCTCGGAAGTGACCTGCCGTACCATTGTCTTTGCGTGCTTGGTTTTCTGGTCCGTTGTCAGAACAGAACCAGATCATTGTGTTTTCGGCGATATCGCGGTCGGCGAGGTGTTTTCGGAGCCGACCGATTTGCTCGTCCAACGCCGTGATGCAACCGGCGTAATTACGAAGGTGGGGCGGGTGGTCCTTATACATTTCCTGATGCTTCGGCCCGGCGACGCAGGGCAAATGGGGAGCATGAAACCAGACCACCGAAAGAAAAGGTTTGTCATTGGCAAGAGCTTCGTCAACGAATGGGATGACGCGATCCATGATGACTCGGCTGTCGTCACCGTTAAGATTGTCGGCAACCTTGTTGCCTTCGATATCCCAGTAACTTGTGCCATAGGACGCTCTCGCTTCGCCATCGAGCAGATACGACCAACCAAGTTGCAAGGACTCGCCCTTTTCAAAGCTCATCGGTTTATCCATCGGATCGTAAGTTGGCACTTTGGATTCCGTTACAAACGCCGCATCATAGCCGTGAACTTTCGGCGGATTGTAATCACGAGTATTGCCCGGCTTGCCACGGTTGGCGTCTTTTTCGATATGCGTCAACGTTCCCAGGTGCCATTTCCCGAAATGTCCCGTCGCGTAACCTTGTTCACGTAGTACTTCAGGAAGCGTGATTTCCTCGGGACGCAAAAAGCCAGCGTTGGCTGTTGGTATGCCGGTGCGGTAGGGATTACGTCCCGTCAATACACTCGCACGCGTGGGTGAGCATACACTCGATGCAGAATAGAAACGGTCGAGCAGAAGTCCTTCCGCTGCCATTTGGTCTAAATGCGGAGTCTTGATAACCTCGTTTCCGTTGAATCCAGTGTCGCCCCAGCCAAGGTCGTCTGCCATCAGTAGGATGACGTTGGGTTTGCTGTCGTCGGCATGCAGGCTGGAAACTGAAAACGCAAACATCGCAAAGCAAAATAGCATCAGAATTTTCATCGTTATCTCGTTTGTATTTTTGGTTGGGTTGTGCATGCGTCTAACGTGAACAAGTGAAAATCCAGTGACGAATTCCAGGCAATTGCTGCCCTAAATTTAAACTCAACACACGACGTTCTTAATAGCGATCCAGTGTCTTGAAAGACTATCGGATATAATTTTCAAGGCGCGGCAATGGTTGAGGGCGATTGGGACAACGGGATCGATAAAGAACCAATATAGCCTTAGCAAAGGTGCTCGGAAACGTTTTATCCGATCCACCCGTTCGTGCTCGCAAACGTATCTTAAGGGGGCCAGTGATGAGCTAATCAGCAACCACCGTCACGGCAGTCTTTGAATAGTGGATGCGAAAGCTTGAGCCATCAGTGGCGACAACTTTGCCGCGAAAATTTGCAAACTGGCCTTCGACTCGGCCAGCCGCCAAAACGGTGTACGCATCACCGGAAGATGGTGATACTCCGTTCTCGATCCTGATCGCTAGAACGCCGCCAAGCTCGGCAAGACCGCCGACGACGAAGGCAGGACTGTTCCTGCTACTCAACACAAGATTCAACGTGCCATCAGTTGATTGATGATAATCACGTGTGATCTTTAGGCCTGGTTGCTTAGATCCCGCTACCGAGACAGCCCCATTATTGTAAACAGTCGCGTCGACCGTGCCTGAACCGTTTAGGTTGGCATCTGCGTCGATGTCAATCCAGCGCAGCGAACTAACCGTTCCACCATTGACGGTCAGATCGCTTTGGGCAGCGAGATGGATTTCGTTTCGCCCGGTTAGGCTGACACCAGGCCCCAGGACAACGGACTGCTTGGCGCTCGTCGCTGAGTTACCTCGAATCTCGAGTCCCAGGAATTCAACATCTACATCGACTCGAACCGTATTGGATCGTCGGCCTTCGTTAACGACTTGTGAAATCCATGAAAGTTGGGGAGCCCCACGATCCGTCGTGTAGGTGATCCCTGCGTTCTCGTAAACGTAATCGGACCAATGATTGGCGTCCGACGCGCTGGCGCCGTCGTCGCCGGTCCAGCGGTGATAAGTGTTAGCAAACCCTTTGGGTTCGTAGACTCGTTCGCCCTTCAACAGGTCAGACAGTTCTTTGACAAGTCCGAGATGTTTGGTGGCAATATTGTTCGTCTCACCACGATCGACCTCTAGGTTAAAAAGACTTAAAGCAGGCTCGTCGTTTCTCTTGCTTTTTCGCTTTGCAGAAATTCTCGCACTTGAGGAACCAGCACTGACGAGCTTGAAATTCCCTCGGATGATGGACTGACCGTCGCCGGCTTCGTGGATGAGAAAGTCGCGGCGTCGTTGTTGCCCCAGACCACGAAGTGTTGGGGCAATGGACACGCCATCCACACCCAGCGGCACGGGCTGACCGGCAAGCTCACAAAACGTTGGCAACAAGTCGGAAACGTCCACCACCATGTCAGTTTGGGCACCTGCCTTAAGCCTCGAAGTCTCGTTGATCTTGGCTGGCCAACGCATCACCAAGGGGACACGAATACCGCCCTCCCAGATACTGCCCTTGTAACCTTTCAAGCCGCCGTTGACACCAAGCTCACGAACGTTGTTGCCGGCGGGGCCTCCGTTGTCAGACTGAAAAACCACCAGCGTATTATCAGCGACGGAGTCGGATTTATCGCCATCATGGTTTGGGTCTTCGAGGGCGGCCAGAATGTTACCGAAGTGCGCGTCGATTCGCGTGACCATCGCGGCCCACTGTTTGGACTGATCCGATAGCGACGCAAAATCCGGGTCACCGGAATAGCCCTTGTCCCAATCCGGAAGTTGGGTGATCTCACCGAACGGTGCGTGCGGAATCTGCACGGCGAGTAGGCCAAAGAACGGCTGCCCGGTCTTGTTGTAGTTCTGACCGCCCTGGTAAACAAAATCCAGCGCCGCGAACGCGTAGACATCATCACAGTAAGCTGTCTCGGGATAGGCGGGATGATTTTGAAGCGCCGGTGTGTTGGGATACGCCTTATTGTTGCGATACTTTGCCATTGAGTTGGACGCCAGAAACAGCCCGCCCTGCGAGCCCTCGGGCGCCGGAGCCGTCCAAAGCGTCGGTTGGAAAAACGTGTGGGCTCGGACGTGATGCAGTTCCGCGACAACGTGCTGGTAACCATGCGAGGTAGGTAGCGTTTGCAGATTTTCCAGTTTCGGATTCTGTATGTCTTTGGATCCGCCGTAACCCCATTTCCCCCAATAGCCGGTCAAGTAATCAGCAGCAGCTAACGCGTCACCCATCGTGATATCAGCCGCGCGGATCGCCTTCTTGGCATTGTCAGGGTCGTTACGGTCGGCAAAGGTGTGCCCCTGATGAAAACCCGTTTGCTGTGAAGAACGCGCCGGCGAACAAACGTGGCAACCGTACCCACGAGTGAAGTTGAGACCTTGCGCCGCGAGCCGATCCAAATTGGGCGTTCGCACATAGGGCAGACCTCTGGCGTTCCGTTCCGCCTGTCCATTGGGACCGATGGAGCCCCAACCCATGTCGTCAACGTAGAAGTAAAGAATGTTGGGACGGTCTGGACCTGCGGCCGCGGACTTATGGATCCCTGACGCAGTCAGAACAAGTGCGAGCAGAACAAGGGAGGGCTTCATTCGGGACTCCGCGATGGCGACTTAGCGTGGTGGTCTGATTCCTTGTTTAAAAGGATAACCACTGGCGAGCCGAGCGACTGTCACAAAGTCGAGATCCCGCAGTCGATCATTCGGGTTTCGGCACAGCAGGCTTTGGCGGTGCCGGCTTCCATCGACTGGTTTGGGGAAGGTTACCTGGGCCTGGCATGTCGCTATCGGGCAGCGACGACACAGCCATCGCTTGATCAAGTGGGTCGAGCCCAAGAGTAATTTGCATTTGCGACAACGCAGCGAACCAGTTTCGCTGAGCTTCGACAAGTTTGATCTCTGTTTCGTTGGCCTTGGTTTCCAACAGATTCAAATAGATCAAATCAATTTTTCCCTGCTCGAACGCAAAACGATATCGATCGAGCGTTTCCAACGCCGCGCGAAGCGAGACCTCTGTTTGCTCGACGACTTGCTCGG is part of the Rubripirellula reticaptiva genome and harbors:
- a CDS encoding efflux RND transporter periplasmic adaptor subunit — encoded protein: MPMPTVTVAAPVMKQVVEWDAYTGRLEAVDLVEVRARVAGYLMSVHFDEGQIVDEGDLLFVIDPRPFEAELNAAKATLQQGKSRLLQSKAMLNEAKARSLQSDAQLHLAEVRYNRTRELSQRNASSQDELDEREAELIRAKADIEGVKASVSSAEAAIATAEAEIELAQAGVETAELNLQYTQIRSPVKGRISRKEVTEGNLIAGGTSTSSLLTTITSMQPIYCVFDATEQDVLKYIRLAASGERESSRDVKNPVFLGLVDETGFPHRGHMDFVDNRFDVNTASMRARCVFPNENQLLLPGMFARIRIPGSASRQAVLIPDSAIETDQSSQFVYVVVDGVIERRPIKPGPIVDGLRVIREGLVGDESLVIEGLLQSRPGAKVDTVEGIIEAVEDGLPDTYQPVPKEDWISPAVSPEERSSRNGSQRK
- a CDS encoding YceI family protein; amino-acid sequence: MNLLKSIAIAMLAITALTVTRPASAADYVLDDQHTSVVFAANHFGYSYTYGMFGKYKGDFSIDMENPATGKFQFSIDAASIDTKSEKRDEHLRGPDFFNAKQFPEISFQSTSIVADGKKLSITGNLTMHGVEKPIVLPLTYLGAGKGPYGKERIGFAGSFKVNRSDFGIKAFVPNVSDEISLIISFEGLLQ
- a CDS encoding MarR family winged helix-turn-helix transcriptional regulator; the encoded protein is MAGQLQRELKKRKPFESAEAEALLNLLRTADQFQNRIGRFFREFGLTNSQYNVLRILRGEGRPLPSLEIASRMVQVVPGITGLIDRLENQGFVKRERCTKDRRVVYVEITKKAANLLAEIDGPDKELHRELIGHLTGKELKELSRLLEKSRKSLPSDNNAP
- a CDS encoding class II glutamine amidotransferase gives rise to the protein MCRLYGFRANEPTKVECTLVHAQNALLLQSQSDELGRAHPDGWGIGYFEHNLPMLEKHASAAFHGLHFSNTAERVYSESVVSHVRLATVGTTSIVNCHPFQWGGWICAHNGTVTAIKQLRDEMLSELSDSLRCCIQGETDSELLFHWLMDRFLRSGAVDATACVSLSQLTDELAKGVLEIDRRCQLALPAKPAKLNVVLTDGRVMVASRFRNSLCWVHRDGIRDCEICGIPHVAHTPGKRYHAVVIASEPVSHEAWEIVPDGTVISVDQDVQTATLKISQVTAFGEA
- a CDS encoding hemerythrin domain-containing protein — protein: MNTAWNELQTAFVNDHIAMTHGYRDLLEAVQSGDFESASRLASDLDKVAGPHIEFEETCLYPEVEESRGETYTARLYDEHAEILRAVVELQSLSDDAKPTKRRVKQWQEQLQHGLDHAAACGSLLSHLGTQSADQQQSLLNTLLLLRQQGRRWSELHPSLKDRD
- a CDS encoding sulfatase family protein; this encodes MKILMLFCFAMFAFSVSSLHADDSKPNVILLMADDLGWGDTGFNGNEVIKTPHLDQMAAEGLLLDRFYSASSVCSPTRASVLTGRNPYRTGIPTANAGFLRPEEITLPEVLREQGYATGHFGKWHLGTLTHIEKDANRGKPGNTRDYNPPKVHGYDAAFVTESKVPTYDPMDKPMSFEKGESLQLGWSYLLDGEARASYGTSYWDIEGNKVADNLNGDDSRVIMDRVIPFVDEALANDKPFLSVVWFHAPHLPCVAGPKHQEMYKDHPPHLRNYAGCITALDEQIGRLRKHLADRDIAENTMIWFCSDNGPENQARKDNGTAGHFRGRKRDLYEGGVRVPAVMVWPAKIKSPRKVTTPCITSDYLPTVLDALGVEHPEPSYAQDGRSLMPIINGGNIDRVNGIGLMYDARAAWHKQDLKLISYDGAATFQLYNLTKDPSETTDLAAQSPEIVEQMTKELIAWNLSVQSSFEGAEYGTESFERSGKKWSSAIKAAANQPKANNDTERQPKRKNSKK